In the genome of Monodelphis domestica isolate mMonDom1 chromosome 2, mMonDom1.pri, whole genome shotgun sequence, one region contains:
- the LOC130456891 gene encoding myocilin-like — protein sequence MPSAPPEGPLPLPPARAQTSPPRRRKLLTGRCGWVGNAGCVCERVSRPQRSLGPAPVREGKGSGEGLRGKGGEVGGGLPSQEIRGRRQRNRPSAAAASSKGERESERRARWRTASPDVLRHLADAQRADHVGTRWVERGGMGGGRDALPPLGMYLLSQSNGYPFRFRGGGRVDYDGEHAAALRRPYGDARGGGNAAHLKACSGSRTLRKLSVFGNRPYGCPAEESVCIPRLSKWGVQKLDYQELKSELTEVPASHIFKESSTNHSGCGELVWVGEPIALRKAETIAGKYGVWMRDPEPVYPYTRETTWRVDTVGTDIRQVFEYDQIVQFTQGYPSKVHILPVPMESTGAVVYRGALYYQKHTSRTVIRYELKSESVKAQRDIPNAGYHGQFPYSWGGYTDIDLAVDESGLWVIYSTEAAKGAIVLSKVNPETLELEQSWETNIRKQSVANAFIICGTLYTVSSYSAADATINLAYDTSAGSSKALSIPFKNQFQYSSMVDYNPAEKKIFSWDNFNMMLYDIRLSQM from the exons ATGCCCTCCGCCCCTCCCGAAGGGCCCCTTCCTCTACCGCCCGCTCGGGCCCAGACGTCCCCGCCGCGGCGGCGCAAGCTCCTTACCGGCCggtgtgggtgggtggggaacGCGGGGTGTGTGTGTGAGCGAGTGTCGCGCCCGCAGAGGAGTCTTGGCCCGGCTCCGGTCCGGGAGGGGAAAGGGTCTGGGGAAGGGTtaaggggaaaggggggggaggtGGGTGGCGGGCTACCGAGCCAGGAAATCAGAGGCCGGCGTCAGAGAAACCGACCAAGCGCGGCCGCCGCTTCCAGTAAaggagagcgagagagcgagagacGAGCAAGATGGCGGACAGCCAGCCCGGACGTCCTACGTCATCTCGCAGACGCAC AACGGGCAGATCACGTGGGGACGCGTTGGGTTGAGcgtggggggatgggaggagggcgAGACGCTCTGCCACCTCTTGGGATGTACTTGCTATCGCAGTCGAACGGTTACCCATTTCGGTTCCGAGGCGGCGGCCGTGTGGACTACGACGGGGAGCATGCTGCTGCACTTCGGCGTCCTTACGGAGATGCCCGGGGAGGGGGAAATGCGGCCCACCTCAAGGCTTGCTCTGGCTCGCGCACCTTGCGGAAGCTCTCAGTCTTTGGGAACCGTCCCTATGGCTGTCCTGCGGAAGAGTCTGTGTGCATTCCAAGAC TTTCTAAATGGGGTGTGCAGAAGCTAGACTACCAAGAACTGAAGTCTGAATTAACTGAAGTTCCTGCTTCACACATCTTCAAAGAGAGTTCGACTAATCATTCTG GTTGTGGAGAACTTGTCTGGGTGGGCGAGCCAATCGCCTTAAGAAAGGCAGAGACGATTGCTGGCAAGTATGGCGTCTGGATGAGAGACCCTGAGCCCGTGTACCCCTACACCAGGGAGACCACCTGGAGAGTTGACACAGTTGGCACCGATATTCGTCAGGTCTTTGAGTACGACCAGATCGTCCAGTTCACACAGGGGTATCCTTCCAAAGTTCACATTCTGCCGGTACCAATGGAGAGCACTGGGGCGGTAGTTTACCGTGGAGCCCTCTATTATCAGAAACACACATCTAGAACTGTGATTAGGTATGAACTCAAGTCTGAAAGTGTGAAGGCTCAAAGGGATATTCCCAATGCTGGTTACCATGGACAGTTCCCTTATTCTTGGGGTGGCTATACCGACATTGACTTGGCGGTAGATGAGTCAGGACTCTGGGTCATCTATAGCACAGAAGCAGCGAAGGGAGCCATTGTCCTTTCCAAAGTGAATCCGGAGACCCTGGAACTCGAGCAAAGCTGGGAGACCAACATTCGAAAACAGTCAGTGGCCAACGCCTTCATAATCTGCGGCACGCTGTACACCGTCAGCAGCTATTCAGCAGCTGATGCCACCATTAACCTGGCGTATGATACCAGTGCCGGGAGCAGCAAGGCCCTGAGCATCCCATTCAAGAACCAGTTTCAGTATAGCAGCATGGTTGATTACAatcctgctgaaaagaagatcTTCTCGTGGGATAATTTCAATATGATGCTGTATGACATCAGGCTTTCTCAGATGTGA